Genomic DNA from Halobaculum sp. MBLA0147:
CCCACCCGTCCAGCGCCGGGAACGACCGGAAGTCCGCCGTCATCGGGGCCACGTCACCCAACGACTCCCCGACCAACAGCGACACCGTCGGCCGGAGGCGCTTCCCGCCGGCCTCGATGATGTACCGGGTCGCCTCGTAGAGCCGCTCCGGCTCCGCCATGGGGAGGTCCTCGTCGACGGCCTCGTTGACCAACTCCCGCCGCTCACGGACCGCGTCGAGCACCCGCTTCTCCATCGCGTCCTGGGTCATCGTTCGGTGGTCACTCGACCAGCGTGATGACGTTACCGTTCTGTGTCACGTGCAGGTCACGCCCCAGCGAGTACCCCTCGTCGCGACACAGGTCCACGTACGGCGCGAACCCCTCCATGCTCTGGTGGGCCGGGATCACGTTGCGCGGCTGGAGTGCGTCCAGCATCTCGTAGTGACCCTCCTCGCGGAGGTGTCCCGACACGTGGATGTCGTCGTAGATCCGCGCGCCCTGCATCTTCAGGAGCCGCTCGGACTGGTAGCGCTGCCCCTCGTTCGTCGGCTCCGGGATCACCCGTGCCGAGAAGATCACCTTGTCGCCGTCGTCGAACTCGTACGGCGTCTCGCCACGCCCCATCCGGGTGAGCATCGCACGCGGCTCCCCCTGGTGGCCCGTGACGATCGGGAGGTAGTCCTCCTTCCCCTCCTTCATGATCCGCTTGAACGTCCGGTCGACGGACTTCCGGTGGCCGTACATCCCCAGGTCGTCCGGGAAGTCGACGAAGTCGAGTCGCTCGGCCGTCCCGGAGTACTTCTCCATCGAGCGTCCCAACAGCACCGGCTGGCGGCCGATCTCGTCGGCGTACTCCACGAGACTCCGCACACGGGCGATGTGGCTGGAGAACGTCGTCGCCACGATCCCGCCGTCGTAGTCCTCGACGGAGTGCATCACGTCCTGGAGGTGGCGCTTCGCGACGGACTCACTCGGGGTGCGGCCCTTGCGGCCCGCGTTGGTACAGTCCTCGATGTACGCGAGGACACCCTCGCCCTCGCGGCCGATCTCGCGGAACCGCTCCATGTCGATCGGGTCGCCGATGACCGGGTCGTGGTCCATCCGCTTGTCGAGGCCGTAGACGACCGACCCCTCCGGCGTGTGCAACACCGGGTTGATCGCGTCGATGATCGAGTGGGTGACGTTGACGAACTCCAACTCGACGCCGCTGTCGCCGATGGACATCGTCCCGCCGGCACCCATCTTCACGAGGTCGTTGTCGACGTTGAACTTGTTCTCGGACTGGATCCGCTGTTTGACGAGCTCGATCGTGTACGGCGTCGCCACGATGGGCGCGTCGTACCGGTGGGCGAGCTTCGAGATGGCCCCGATGTGGTCGAGGTGGCCGTGCGTCGGCACGATCGCCTGCACGTCGCCCTCGAGGTCGGACATCACGCGGTCGTCCGGGATGGCCCCCATGTCGATGAGGTCCAGACTGTGCATCTTCTCGGTCTCGACGTTGTCGTGGATGAGGACCTGCGAGAGGTTGAGCCCCATGTCGAACACGACCACGTCGCTACCGGCCTTCACCGCCGTCATCTGTCGACCGACGGCCTCGTAGCCGCCGATCGTCGCGATTTCGATCTGCATTTGTTGTCGGTTGCGTCGGTTGCGAGCGTCCGAATCCTCCGCCGCTCGGAGGCCTGCTCGTACGGAACACCCCGGGAACACGGGTGACTGTGAACCCCGGCGTCTTACAGCGCGTCGGTTCTGCGGCCCCGCTGTACGCGACCGGACACCGCGTCCGGCCCGTATGTCCCGCGGGCTCTGGTAGCTCGGCATTCTCCCTCCAGTGATAAAATACTGCGGGTTCGGGTCGTCGAACCACTCGGAGGAGTGTCGGCACCCGACCGAACGGACGGTACCGGTCCCGGCGCCGTGCCTCTCGTGTCCGTCCCGTCGCCGGGCGCCTGCCGTCGGGGAGGTTAAGCCGACGCGACCGCAACGGCCGCCGTGGCGCGCGACGACGGAGACCGGGCCGACCAGACCGTCGACCTCGAGAGCTTCGCGGCCGCCGATCACGACGGGGACGGCGGCACCGACGAAGTTGTCGACCACGGCGAGAGCGAGACGGGGGACGACTCGCCGTCCGCGGACGACGATCGACTCGATCCGGACGCCGTCGTCCGCGATCCGCCGGGACGCCCCCGAGCGGACACCGTCGAGTTGGGCGTCGAACTGCTGGCTCGGCTCGGCGACGAGACGCTCCCGCTGCCCGACGCCGTCGACCGCGTCGAGACCGTGACGACGGACCCCGCGCTCGTCAGGGAGATTCTCGACACTGCGGACACGCGCGGCGTGATCGACCGCGACGGCGCGACGGTGCGGCGTCGGACCCGTGGCCCGACGATCGCCCTGGAGCGCCGGGTCGTCCGCCGGGAGGGTGACTACGACTGCCGCCGCTGCGGGAAGTCGCTGTCGACGGGGCACTTCGTCCAGTTCGACACCGGCGAGGTGGGCCCGTTCGGCTCCTCGTGTGTGCGGAAGGTGACCGGGCGAGACTGACTGGCGCCGGTCGCCCGCGGCGAGCGTGACGGAGACGGCGACAGTCTCGGGCGGGCGAGCCAGACGAGCTACCGACCGCGACGCAGTTCCTCGATCAACTGTTCGATGAGGTCGCTCTGGCGGGCGAGCTCCCGCTGTTGGTCCTCGACGGTCCGGCGGAGTTCGGCGACCTCCTCCGCGAGGTCGTCTTCCGGCGCCGCCGCCTCGAACTCCGAGTCGGCGAACGCGTCCGGCTCCCGCTCGACCGCCCGTGCCGCCTCCTCGGCCGCCGTCTGCCCGCCGGCGCCGGCTGCCCCACCCGTTCCGGCCTCCTCCGAGACGACCCGTCCGGCGCTCTCGCCCGAGCCGGCACCGTCGACGGCACCCGCCACCGCGGTGTCCGCGTCCCCGTCGTCGGCCCGCGTCGCGTTGTCCGGGTCGTCGACCTCAGCCGGGTCCGCCGACAACGGGTCCGGGCCACCGCCGAAGTCGACCTCGTCGTCGCCCGCAGTACCGAGCGAGTCGGCGCCGGTCGACTCGGCGCCGGTCTCGTGCTCGGGCTCGTCGTCGGCGACCGACTCGCGGAACTCCGAGAGCGTCCGGACGCCGTGGTGGTCGAACAGGGCCTGCGTGAGTGTCTCCCGCAACGCCCGCGTCTCGTCGCTGGGCGTCTTGAACCGCTCCTGTCGGCCGTCGACGCTCAGCACGACGGAGGTGGAGACGCTCCCCTCCTCGAAGTTCACGTCCGTCACGTCGTCGTAGTGGTACTCCTCGGCCTCGTCGTCCCACACCGCCGAGCCGACGTGTTTGACGAGTCGCCGGCTCGTGACGACGAGTGTCAACTCGGAGAAGCGGAACGTCCGTTCGACCGTCTCACCGGGGTCGGTGGTGTCGGCCGCCGCCAGGACACCCGCGAGCACCGGGTGGAGTACGTCGTCGAGTGCGTTCCGCGGGACGGAGACGGACCGCTCGCCGTCCAGTCCGTAGTCGAGTGTGAGCTTCGCCTTCC
This window encodes:
- a CDS encoding RNase J family beta-CASP ribonuclease; this encodes MQIEIATIGGYEAVGRQMTAVKAGSDVVVFDMGLNLSQVLIHDNVETEKMHSLDLIDMGAIPDDRVMSDLEGDVQAIVPTHGHLDHIGAISKLAHRYDAPIVATPYTIELVKQRIQSENKFNVDNDLVKMGAGGTMSIGDSGVELEFVNVTHSIIDAINPVLHTPEGSVVYGLDKRMDHDPVIGDPIDMERFREIGREGEGVLAYIEDCTNAGRKGRTPSESVAKRHLQDVMHSVEDYDGGIVATTFSSHIARVRSLVEYADEIGRQPVLLGRSMEKYSGTAERLDFVDFPDDLGMYGHRKSVDRTFKRIMKEGKEDYLPIVTGHQGEPRAMLTRMGRGETPYEFDDGDKVIFSARVIPEPTNEGQRYQSERLLKMQGARIYDDIHVSGHLREEGHYEMLDALQPRNVIPAHQSMEGFAPYVDLCRDEGYSLGRDLHVTQNGNVITLVE
- a CDS encoding DUF5830 family protein translates to MGVELLARLGDETLPLPDAVDRVETVTTDPALVREILDTADTRGVIDRDGATVRRRTRGPTIALERRVVRREGDYDCRRCGKSLSTGHFVQFDTGEVGPFGSSCVRKVTGRD